In Bacillus sp. DX3.1, the following proteins share a genomic window:
- a CDS encoding NUDIX hydrolase, translating into MGHTPPKHIIAVSAYITNENNEVLLTQVQWRADTWEMPGGQVEEGEALDQAVCREVLEETGLIVEPIGITGVYYNASKHILVVVFKVEYVSGKIKTPPEEIKEAKFVALNESNIDEYITRPHMKSRTLDAMKAKYFTPYETWKVDPYNLIVRL; encoded by the coding sequence ATGGGACATACACCACCTAAACATATTATTGCAGTTTCTGCTTATATCACGAACGAAAATAATGAAGTTCTTTTAACACAGGTTCAGTGGAGAGCTGATACATGGGAAATGCCTGGTGGACAGGTAGAAGAGGGAGAAGCACTTGATCAGGCAGTCTGTAGAGAAGTACTTGAAGAAACAGGTCTTATTGTAGAACCTATTGGAATAACAGGTGTTTATTATAATGCATCAAAGCATATTCTAGTAGTTGTATTTAAGGTGGAGTATGTTAGTGGAAAAATAAAAACACCACCTGAAGAAATAAAGGAAGCAAAATTTGTTGCATTAAATGAAAGTAATATTGACGAGTATATAACACGCCCTCATATGAAGTCGAGGACACTGGATGCTATGAAAGCAAAGTATTTTACCCCATATGAAACTTGGAAAGTAGATCCTTATAATTTGATAGTAAGATTATAA